From Verrucomicrobiota bacterium, one genomic window encodes:
- a CDS encoding L-fucose/L-arabinose isomerase family protein, with product MSSSKSDTNIKIGLLFLGRKRPGFDMDWGAGMEIKVRNAVNQSGFEVFEPSQKAVDDASLRKVVGECKEARVNVLILLQTTMADGRMAPTLAQIWPHPPIFWATPENQEGDMISSCSLVGAHVWATSFRHLGRSFELLKGNPEDSETQARLDTSVRIAGIIEKLRHIRVGVVGGQAPGFISMTTDPFVMHRGLGVQLQTYSLIEFQTVVNELSEEAVAADVKKAKALGLEYKDASEEDLPMASRLYLAMRHFFKEENLDVLGVRCWPEMPNTFGQWPYLGMARLADEGMAIACEGDADGGIGALIGEMLGMGRCYISDWLEHDEETITLWHVGAAPPSLCPPCGEPGAAKIAKHFNVKKPTVVEGELKAGMPLTLFRLWRLEGEYHLSSVDAVSEKPRRKLMMSNGQARLLNRKPNEWFEDMCYAGMPHHLNVFEGNHTAKLKRLARVAGIQWHG from the coding sequence ATGAGCTCTTCAAAATCAGATACAAATATAAAAATTGGATTACTTTTTCTGGGGCGTAAACGCCCGGGTTTCGATATGGATTGGGGTGCCGGAATGGAGATTAAGGTCCGCAACGCGGTCAATCAATCGGGCTTTGAAGTGTTCGAACCATCTCAAAAAGCGGTAGACGATGCTTCGCTTCGGAAAGTTGTAGGAGAATGCAAGGAAGCCAGAGTAAATGTACTCATCCTGCTCCAAACAACCATGGCCGATGGACGGATGGCACCCACCTTGGCTCAGATCTGGCCTCATCCACCCATATTTTGGGCAACACCTGAAAATCAGGAAGGCGATATGATCAGCTCTTGCTCGCTCGTGGGAGCTCATGTTTGGGCTACCAGCTTCCGCCATCTGGGCCGCTCTTTCGAACTGCTGAAAGGAAATCCTGAGGATTCAGAAACCCAGGCCAGGCTGGACACTTCCGTTCGGATTGCAGGTATTATTGAAAAACTACGCCACATCCGTGTCGGTGTCGTAGGGGGACAGGCACCCGGTTTTATTTCCATGACGACCGACCCATTTGTCATGCATCGCGGTTTGGGTGTTCAACTGCAGACCTACAGCCTGATCGAATTCCAAACGGTAGTAAACGAGCTCAGCGAAGAAGCCGTTGCTGCAGATGTTAAAAAAGCCAAGGCACTAGGCCTCGAGTATAAAGACGCCAGCGAAGAGGATCTTCCTATGGCCTCACGACTTTACCTGGCCATGCGCCACTTCTTTAAAGAAGAGAACCTGGATGTGCTCGGTGTGCGCTGCTGGCCCGAGATGCCCAACACGTTTGGACAGTGGCCCTATCTTGGAATGGCTCGACTGGCCGACGAAGGAATGGCTATCGCCTGTGAGGGCGATGCAGATGGTGGAATTGGGGCCTTGATTGGTGAAATGCTTGGAATGGGTCGCTGCTACATTTCCGACTGGCTCGAACACGATGAGGAAACGATCACCCTCTGGCATGTCGGCGCTGCCCCACCCTCGCTTTGCCCTCCCTGCGGTGAACCGGGTGCTGCCAAAATCGCCAAACATTTTAACGTCAAAAAACCTACCGTTGTCGAAGGGGAACTGAAAGCAGGTATGCCGCTTACTTTATTCCGCCTTTGGAGATTGGAAGGCGAGTATCACCTCAGCTCGGTTGACGCAGTAAGTGAAAAACCTCGTCGAAAACTCATGATGAGCAATGGACAGGCTCGTTTGTTAAATCGCAAACCCAACGAATGGTTCGAAGACATGTGCTACGCAGGCATGCCTCATCACCTAAATGTATTTGAAGGCAATCACACAGCCAAACTGAAACGACTTGCCAGAGTAGCCGGCATCCAATGGCACGGATAA
- a CDS encoding threonine synthase, with product MNSNDNLTTERPTFVTHLECGMEGDHYAADEIHGLSKAGKPLLVRYDLDGIKNAVTKEELASRPADIWRYREFLPVRKKENIVSLGEIHTPIIEIPKLAAGKGQLLVKDEGRLPTGSFKARGLCVAVCMAKELGITKVAMPTNGNAGAALAAYGTRAGMDSYIFCPDDTPTINVREIAAQGAKVWRVNGLINDCGRIVGQGKEAMGWFDFSTLKEPYRIEGKKTMGLELADQMGWKVPDVIFYPTGGGTGLIGMWKAFNELAKIGWLTGKLPRMVAVQATGCAPIVKAYEEGTEHAELWKNAHTVAAGIRVPIAVGDFLILRAVRESGGFAIAVDDDSISAGLDEVSKVEGLLLCPEGAATYAAYKQSLEKGLISPDDTVVLFNCATGLKYKLPPAEDTLDCTQPINYQDLL from the coding sequence ATGAACTCAAACGATAATCTCACAACCGAACGCCCGACCTTCGTTACGCACCTGGAGTGTGGAATGGAGGGCGATCATTATGCGGCCGATGAAATTCATGGCCTCTCCAAAGCAGGGAAACCGCTCCTGGTTCGCTACGATCTGGATGGTATCAAGAATGCGGTTACCAAGGAAGAATTGGCCAGTCGACCAGCCGACATCTGGCGTTACCGCGAATTTCTTCCCGTAAGGAAAAAAGAAAACATCGTCAGTTTAGGTGAAATTCACACTCCCATTATTGAGATACCCAAACTTGCCGCCGGCAAAGGTCAACTCCTGGTCAAAGACGAAGGACGACTCCCGACCGGATCCTTCAAAGCACGCGGACTTTGCGTGGCTGTTTGCATGGCAAAAGAACTTGGTATCACCAAAGTAGCCATGCCGACCAACGGTAATGCCGGAGCAGCTCTGGCCGCATACGGAACGCGCGCCGGAATGGATTCTTACATTTTCTGTCCGGACGATACGCCAACGATTAACGTTCGCGAGATCGCCGCCCAAGGTGCAAAAGTCTGGAGAGTAAATGGACTCATTAACGACTGTGGTCGCATCGTCGGTCAAGGCAAGGAGGCCATGGGCTGGTTTGACTTTTCAACGTTAAAAGAACCCTACCGCATTGAAGGTAAAAAGACTATGGGTCTGGAGCTGGCCGATCAAATGGGCTGGAAAGTACCCGATGTGATTTTCTACCCGACTGGCGGAGGAACTGGCCTGATTGGCATGTGGAAAGCTTTTAACGAATTAGCGAAAATCGGTTGGCTCACTGGTAAGCTTCCAAGAATGGTCGCCGTTCAAGCGACAGGTTGCGCGCCCATAGTAAAAGCCTATGAAGAAGGTACCGAGCACGCAGAACTTTGGAAGAATGCTCATACCGTGGCAGCCGGCATCCGTGTTCCTATTGCTGTAGGCGATTTCTTAATTCTGCGAGCCGTACGAGAAAGTGGCGGGTTCGCCATTGCGGTTGATGACGACTCGATCTCAGCTGGACTCGACGAAGTTTCCAAAGTGGAAGGATTACTCTTATGCCCCGAAGGAGCAGCTACCTATGCGGCCTATAAACAATCCCTGGAAAAAGGGTTAATTTCCCCGGATGACACCGTAGTTCTTTTCAACTGCGCCACCGGACTCAAATACAAATTGCCTCCAGCAGAAGATACCCTGGACTGCACCCAACCCATCAATTACCAGGACTTGTTGTGA
- a CDS encoding hydroxyacid dehydrogenase: MKRILVTEAVKGEAMDQLRNEADLEVIFEPGLWNDPVALTKAIAEADAIIVRNQTQITADLIAAAPKLKIIARAGAGLDNIDTDAATAAGVVVSFAPSENSLSVAELAMGLFISLARNIATADRDIRNGNWNRALFTGSELSGKTLGVVGIGRIGTLVAQRAKAFGMNIVAHDKFVDQNASHYTDLDVSFVELDELLAQADFITVHLPLLPSTRQLFNKELFAKMKSSAFFVNTSRGEVVDETALADALENGIIAGAGLDVRETEPPKTGDPIIVSDKTVLTPHIAAFTNEAQERVVASVCRDAAAVLRGQAAVGFFNFPEPKD, encoded by the coding sequence GTGAAACGAATTCTGGTAACTGAAGCCGTAAAAGGCGAAGCGATGGATCAGCTCAGAAATGAGGCTGACCTGGAGGTGATCTTTGAACCAGGTTTATGGAATGACCCAGTTGCGCTGACAAAAGCCATAGCTGAGGCCGATGCGATCATTGTTCGCAACCAGACTCAGATTACCGCAGACCTGATCGCCGCAGCTCCGAAGTTGAAAATCATCGCTCGAGCGGGAGCTGGTCTCGATAATATCGATACGGATGCCGCAACTGCAGCCGGGGTAGTCGTCAGTTTCGCACCCAGTGAGAATTCACTATCGGTTGCGGAGCTAGCTATGGGTCTGTTTATTTCCCTGGCTAGAAATATTGCGACAGCCGATAGGGACATTCGCAATGGGAATTGGAACCGCGCGCTATTCACCGGCTCCGAGCTTTCAGGAAAAACGCTCGGTGTAGTCGGTATTGGAAGGATCGGTACCCTCGTAGCTCAACGCGCCAAAGCGTTTGGCATGAACATTGTTGCGCACGATAAATTTGTAGATCAAAACGCTTCGCATTACACTGACCTTGATGTTTCCTTTGTGGAGCTCGACGAGCTTCTGGCGCAAGCCGATTTCATAACCGTGCATCTGCCACTTCTTCCTTCTACGCGACAGCTTTTTAATAAAGAGCTTTTTGCGAAAATGAAATCATCCGCGTTCTTCGTAAACACATCGCGAGGTGAAGTGGTCGATGAAACTGCGTTGGCAGACGCACTGGAGAATGGAATCATTGCGGGTGCCGGATTGGATGTCAGAGAAACGGAACCGCCAAAAACCGGAGATCCAATCATAGTATCGGACAAGACTGTCCTTACTCCGCACATAGCAGCATTCACCAATGAAGCTCAGGAACGTGTTGTTGCTTCGGTTTGTCGAGACGCAGCCGCAGTATTACGAGGCCAAGCTGCGGTAGGATTTTTCAACTTTCCGGAACCCAAGGATTAG